The stretch of DNA CGACGGTTCCGCGAGCTTTCGGCACGATACAGCGGGCTGAATATGCGCGGCAGGTCTTCGGCGGCGATACCTGGGCCATCATCAATGACAGTGAATTCGATCTTGCCTTCGTCCCGCGCGCAGCGAACTGTCACGCGACCGCCATGCGGTGTGTAGCGCACGGCGTTGTCCAGCAAATTCTCGACCGCGCGCGCCATCAGATGCTCATCGATCTCGGCGACGCAGGTCACATCAGTCAGGTCGAGATCCAGCGCCACCTGCTTCGCCTCAGCCAACGGGCGGAAGCCTTCAACGAACCGCAGCAGCACGTCGCGAACGTCGGCAGGCTTCCGATCCGGTGCCTGATCCAGATACTCCAGCCGCGAATAGTCGAACAGGTCGGCGATCAGGCGCTCCAGCGCATCCGCTTTCTCCTGCGCGACGCCGACGTAGTGCGCCATCTGCTCGGGGCTCCGGGCGACGCCCTGCTGCAGGCCGGACAGGTAGCCGCGCAACGCGAAGAGCGGCGTGCGCAGATCGTGGGCGATGGCCGAGATGAACAGCCGTCGCTCCTGCTCAACCCGCACCTGCTGCTCGACCGACTCACGCAGCCCGCCGCTCATCACCTCGAATGCCGAGTTCACCTCGGCCACCTCACGAACGCGCGATGTTGGCAGCGAGATGTCCAGATCGCCAGCCGCGATCTGCCGCGCCGCGTCGCTCGTGGCCGCCAGCGGTCGCACGACCATGCGCCCCAGCACCCAGGCAATACCGGCAAGAGTAAGGAACAGTGCAGAGAATCCAATCACTGGCAAGAGCCAGGCGCGACTGGAGCTGGGCGGGTCGGACAACGAATAAATGTAGGCGCGCTGTTGCAGTGCGTCGCCGGGCAAGACCAGCTCGCGAGCCAGACGCGCATCCGAATCGCCCGCCCACCAGTTGCGCGGACCCGGTGCAGCCGCATTCGTTCCCGCCAACGGATCGGCAGTGCTGCGGAAGATCTCGGCACCATCCTCATACAGCACGAACTCGACACCCTGGGCGCGGAGCGTGTCAGTCACGCTCACCTGCCAGGCTGGATCGTTCCAGCTCGCCGCGCCGCTTGTCAGCAGACGTGCTGCATCATTTCCGGACTGCGCTGGACGCCAGACGAGGGCGGCTGCCATTGTCGCAGTGAGTGCAAACGGCACCACAAACGTCATGACGAGCGCCACGATGAGCCAGCGCCGCAGCGGCAGCGTTCCGCTCATCCGCGCCGATGCCCTTCGAAGCGATATCCGACGCCCCAGACCGTGGCGATATAGGTCGGTCTGGCCGGGTCCGGCTCGATCTTCTCGCGCAGACGCCCGATGTGGACGGTCAGCGAATGGCGGTCGCCGTAGTCACCCCACAGCCGCTCGTAGATCTGCTCGCGGGTGAGCACCTGCCGTGGCCGCTCGGCCAGCAACAGCAGCAGATCGAACTCGCGCGGCGTCAGCGAGATGATTTCGCCGGCCACCCGCACCTCTCGCGCACGCGGATCAATCGTCAGCCGTCCAAAGTCGAGTACGGTTGATACAGCCGCCTCGCCGCGACCCGCCCGCCGGAGCACCGCGCCGACTCGGGCGACTACCTCTGCCGCCGTTGCCGACTTCACGATGTAGTCGTCGGCACCGAGGCCCAGGCCACGCAGCTTATCGCTGTCTTCCTGCCGAGCGCTCAGGATCAGCACCGGCAAATCACCTCGCTCGCGAATCCGGCGTACCACGTCGAATCCGGACATGCCCGGCATCATGATGTCCAGTAGCACGCAATCGACCGACGCTTCATCCAGGATTTCGAGCGCACGCTCGCCCCGCTCGGCTGTGAGGACTGCGTAGCCCTCGACCTCCAGGAAGTCACGCATGAGCGCGACGATATCCGGATCGTCGTCAACGACCAGCACCGTCGTGTGTTCGCTCATGTCCACTCCTCGCATCCGTCACCTACCGACCGTGCGCCAATCTTGCCAGCCGCCATTGCGCCATACGAGCGTTGCGCAAGCCCGCTGCCGAAGTCGTGAGCCGATGTTGATCATTCGTTGAGATTCGCGGAACCGGCGGTTGACCTTTGCTCCCTATCGTCAGGAACAGCGGACGAAACCGGTCGTCTGCGGGAACCGACGAAGGGGACGCATCCATGCTGAATCAGCTCTCCACCTCGGTCGTCCTGCTCCATGCAGACGGCTGGGGACATAGCGAACCGTGGTTCTGGGTCTGGAGGTTAGGCATGTTCGTATTCTGGATCTTCTTCATCTTTCTGTTCTTCTGGTGCTTCCGGCGCTGGGGCTGGGGCTGGCGACACGAGATCTCCGGTACCGAGCGCGCCAAAGGCATCCTGGCCGAGCGCTTCGCACGCGGTGAGATCAGCGTCGAGGAGTACCACCAGCGACTCGATCAGCTGAAGTAATGCAATCGCACCAACTCGACGAAAGGCCGCTCATGGACAGCACGTACGCAATCGAGACACATGACCTGACAAAGCGCTATGCCGACGGAACGCTCGGCGTCAACGGCCTCTCGCTCAGCGTCAGACAAGGAGAGATCTACGGCTTCCTTGGACCCAACGGTTCCGGGAAAACGACAACACTCCGGATGCGGCTCGGTCGGGCGAAGCCGACAGCCGGCACAG from Thermomicrobiales bacterium encodes:
- a CDS encoding HAMP domain-containing histidine kinase, with the translated sequence MSGTLPLRRWLIVALVMTFVVPFALTATMAAALVWRPAQSGNDAARLLTSGAASWNDPAWQVSVTDTLRAQGVEFVLYEDGAEIFRSTADPLAGTNAAAPGPRNWWAGDSDARLARELVLPGDALQQRAYIYSLSDPPSSSRAWLLPVIGFSALFLTLAGIAWVLGRMVVRPLAATSDAARQIAAGDLDISLPTSRVREVAEVNSAFEVMSGGLRESVEQQVRVEQERRLFISAIAHDLRTPLFALRGYLSGLQQGVARSPEQMAHYVGVAQEKADALERLIADLFDYSRLEYLDQAPDRKPADVRDVLLRFVEGFRPLAEAKQVALDLDLTDVTCVAEIDEHLMARAVENLLDNAVRYTPHGGRVTVRCARDEGKIEFTVIDDGPGIAAEDLPRIFSPLYRAESSRNRRTAGAGLGLTIARRILRAHGGELTAANGERGAEFRGTLPSVE
- a CDS encoding response regulator transcription factor; protein product: MSEHTTVLVVDDDPDIVALMRDFLEVEGYAVLTAERGERALEILDEASVDCVLLDIMMPGMSGFDVVRRIRERGDLPVLILSARQEDSDKLRGLGLGADDYIVKSATAAEVVARVGAVLRRAGRGEAAVSTVLDFGRLTIDPRAREVRVAGEIISLTPREFDLLLLLAERPRQVLTREQIYERLWGDYGDRHSLTVHIGRLREKIEPDPARPTYIATVWGVGYRFEGHRRG
- a CDS encoding SHOCT domain-containing protein; translated protein: MLNQLSTSVVLLHADGWGHSEPWFWVWRLGMFVFWIFFIFLFFWCFRRWGWGWRHEISGTERAKGILAERFARGEISVEEYHQRLDQLK